CTATGAGAATGGAGTTGTTCCCGCCTAGAAGCTGAGAAATTACAAACGTAGTTACGGCAGGCATAAAAACCATGTTTATTCCGGACATCACGCCGGGAAGGGTAAGTCTGAACGTTACTTTCCAAAAAGTCCTCCACGGCGAAGCTCCGAGATCCTCCGCGGCTTCGACAAGACTGCCGTCGATCTTAGTAAGCATATTGTAAATCGGAAGAATCATAAATGGCAGGAAGTTATAAATAAGTCCGATTATTACTGCCGTATCGGTATACATGATATTGATCGGCGCAAGACCTATCGCCGTTAAAACCATGTTTATAATACCGTTTTTTTCAAGAAGCGTTGCCCATGCATATGTACGAAGCAGGAAATTCATCCACATGGGAAGGATGAAAAGCATCGAAAGAATCCCGCGAACGCCCGGCTTCAGCCTTGAAAGGATAAATGCCATCGGATAGCCTATAATCAGGCATGCTGCTGTGCTTATAAATG
This Bacillota bacterium DNA region includes the following protein-coding sequences:
- a CDS encoding ABC transporter permease — protein: MKRSAFAYPYLFYAMIFFLAPLLLIVYYSFTTHTAMHTVFTIEHFKRFFDFKNPQYMVVLLKSFKISFISTAACLIIGYPMAFILSRLKPGVRGILSMLFILPMWMNFLLRTYAWATLLEKNGIINMVLTAIGLAPINIMYTDTAVIIGLIYNFLPFMILPIYNMLTKIDGSLVEAAEDLGASPWRTFWKVTFRLTLPGVMSGINMVFMPAVTTFVISQLLGGNNSILIGDVIEKQFKVADDWGFGSAMSVIIMALVLLFMALFSGFDKQGEEDGMVL